In Mytilus trossulus isolate FHL-02 chromosome 14, PNRI_Mtr1.1.1.hap1, whole genome shotgun sequence, a genomic segment contains:
- the LOC134697199 gene encoding uncharacterized protein LOC134697199, whose amino-acid sequence MNEESEVKDTTQRYKTQTFMNKTRRKKRLQNASKVDKSGKPIKSGTKDAFGSSQRQVGKGNTQRAEREANHSKKKDGVNPFKKNVDVTRSTEMTFQSDLYVDMNQTSCYQSQTEKYSAKRKTNGQKLKNKLRSFVDKSPRNNQQNYENIDLKNTDSKVKVTEHESVESDYANISSSPSVSTDSNSTDSSSSPDELHGNTIIYKAKKVNIIKMYSINDEK is encoded by the exons ATGAATGAGGAAAGCGAAGTCAAAGATACAACTCAAAGATATAAAACACAAACGTTTATGAACAAG ACTCGTAGGAAAAAACGACTTCAAAATGCATCAAAGGTTGACAAATCTGGGAAACCAATTAAGTCTGGAACGAAAGATGCATTTGGGTCATCTCAGCGTCAGGTAGGGAAAGGAAACACACAGAGGGCGGAAAGAGAGGCCAACCATTCCAAGAAGAAAGACGGTGTAAATCCTTTTAAAAAGAACGTTGATGTGACCAGGAGTACAGAAATGACATTCCAAAGTGATTTATACGTAGACATGAATCAGACTTCGTGTTACCAAtctcaaacagaaaaatattcaGCGAAAAGAAAAACTAATggtcaaaaactaaaaaataaattgaggtcttttgtagataaatCTCCCcgaaataatcaacaaaattatgaaaatattgacTTGAAGAATACAGATTCAAAAGTGAAAGTAACAGAACATGAATCTGTAGAATCAGATTATGCAAATATAAGTTCTTCTCCTTCCGTATCAACAGACTCCAATTCGACAGATTCTTCATCAAGTCCGGATGAACTGCATGGaaacacaataatatataaagctaaaaaagtaaatattataaagatgTATTCGATCAACGATGAAAAGTGA